A stretch of Amycolatopsis balhimycina FH 1894 DNA encodes these proteins:
- a CDS encoding amidohydrolase family protein — MQGDWLAGQLDDLGEGRLQEMDAHGIDIQVLSLLSPGVQLLTGQEAVQTARNSNDLLAKAVREHPTRFMGWAALPTDDPRAAADELDRAVSELGLAGALVNSTFGTNGAFLDDPRFEPLLARIEQLGVPLYLHPAAPPQALRNLLFDGFTPVVGHLLETASWGWHSELGLHSLRMVLAGVFERHPDLRVVLGHGGEMLPFMMARIDEFLLPERTGLAELPSAYFLRNFWVTTSALTALPPVLCALQVFGVDRVLFSVDYPLTQMGPVRAVLDALPLAPADKQKVAGGNAATLLGLGS, encoded by the coding sequence ATGCAGGGGGACTGGCTGGCCGGCCAACTCGACGACCTCGGCGAAGGGCGGCTCCAGGAGATGGACGCCCACGGAATCGACATCCAGGTCCTTTCCCTCCTCTCGCCCGGCGTGCAACTGCTCACCGGTCAGGAGGCGGTGCAGACCGCCCGGAACTCCAACGACCTGCTGGCCAAGGCCGTGCGGGAACACCCGACGCGATTCATGGGATGGGCCGCGCTGCCCACGGACGACCCCCGAGCCGCCGCGGACGAACTGGACCGGGCCGTGAGCGAGCTCGGCCTCGCCGGGGCACTGGTGAACAGCACATTCGGCACCAACGGCGCCTTCCTGGACGACCCCCGGTTCGAGCCGCTGCTCGCCCGGATCGAACAGCTCGGCGTGCCGCTCTACCTCCACCCTGCCGCACCGCCGCAGGCCCTGCGGAACCTGCTGTTCGACGGCTTCACGCCGGTCGTCGGCCACCTCCTCGAGACGGCCTCCTGGGGCTGGCACTCCGAACTCGGGCTCCACAGCCTGCGCATGGTCCTGGCCGGCGTCTTCGAGCGCCACCCGGATCTGCGCGTGGTCCTGGGGCACGGCGGGGAAATGCTGCCCTTCATGATGGCCCGCATCGACGAATTCCTGCTCCCGGAACGGACCGGGCTCGCGGAACTGCCGTCCGCCTACTTCCTGCGGAACTTCTGGGTGACCACCAGCGCCCTCACCGCGCTGCCGCCCGTCCTGTGCGCCCTGCAGGTCTTCGGCGTCGACCGGGTCCTGTTCAGCGTCGACTACCCGCTCACCCAGATGGGTCCGGTCCGCGCCGTGCTCGACGCGCTGCCGCTCGCGCCCGCCGACAAACAGAAGGTGGCCGGTGGCAACGCCGCCACACTGCTCGGTCTCGGGTCCTAA
- a CDS encoding TetR/AcrR family transcriptional regulator: MRQAEGEKQDGRTRNAQVNRERVYAAAIKVFASRGYDAATMDEIAAEAGVVRRTAFNHFPAKSDIATEWAVRVGESVFALVRDVDHIASAADRVRAYFHELALRAERDWDETRQMTTGLLRGHGAPAHRSQLSAELRDWLLASQRERPDNGPAPSVDPALTVDVLYDVFQGAVVRRLSQEAPPHGALTAEVDAAIALVLAGFASGAGHP; this comes from the coding sequence ATGAGGCAGGCGGAGGGTGAGAAGCAAGACGGCAGGACGCGCAACGCCCAGGTCAACCGGGAGCGCGTCTACGCGGCAGCGATCAAGGTGTTCGCATCGCGCGGCTACGACGCCGCCACGATGGACGAGATCGCGGCCGAGGCCGGCGTGGTCCGGCGGACCGCGTTCAATCACTTCCCCGCGAAGTCGGACATCGCCACCGAGTGGGCCGTACGAGTCGGGGAGTCGGTGTTCGCTCTGGTCCGCGACGTCGACCACATCGCCTCCGCCGCAGACCGGGTGCGGGCGTATTTCCACGAGCTGGCCCTGCGGGCGGAGCGGGACTGGGACGAGACCCGGCAGATGACAACCGGGCTGCTGCGCGGACACGGCGCACCGGCCCACCGCTCGCAGCTTTCCGCGGAACTGCGCGACTGGCTGCTCGCCTCTCAACGGGAGCGGCCGGACAACGGACCGGCACCCTCTGTCGATCCCGCCCTGACCGTGGACGTGCTCTACGACGTCTTCCAGGGCGCAGTCGTGCGACGGCTCTCCCAAGAGGCTCCGCCGCACGGGGCGCTCACGGCCGAGGTGGACGCCGCAATCGCGCTCGTGCTGGCCGGATTCGCGAGTGGTGCCGGACACCCATAG
- a CDS encoding amidohydrolase family protein, with product MDKINGWVDIHAHFTPPTTAEARETQWRQLRDAHLLTPEPHHWRPEMMLAAMDGLGIATQMLSPALLDAPLPQLRAWNDYGAQLVADHPGRFGLLAGLPTDDPDAALAEIARGDTETHPDGYILFTRWAGVALGDPRLAPIWEELDRRSAVLFVHPSAVAPVFRQTAVLVEFPFETTRTVVDLLYAGFFRRYPRLTVVLAHCGGALPALSGRLGLLGAEEYVFNPLGLTAEDIRTDLAKLYLDTAASGTDANLAAAVTMVPRDHIVYGADAGVPCSNENNMKRNIDALRNSHVLAPQEVEELGRRAFDLFPAAAQRHRDAIAAPA from the coding sequence ATGGACAAGATCAACGGCTGGGTGGACATCCACGCGCATTTCACCCCGCCGACCACGGCCGAGGCCCGGGAAACCCAGTGGCGCCAACTGAGGGACGCACACCTCCTGACGCCCGAGCCCCACCACTGGCGACCCGAGATGATGCTCGCCGCCATGGACGGCCTCGGCATCGCCACGCAGATGCTCAGCCCGGCACTACTCGATGCCCCGCTTCCGCAACTGCGCGCCTGGAACGACTACGGTGCCCAGCTCGTCGCCGACCACCCCGGCCGCTTCGGCCTGCTCGCCGGCTTGCCCACGGACGACCCCGACGCAGCTCTGGCCGAGATCGCGCGTGGCGACACCGAAACTCACCCTGACGGCTACATCCTGTTCACCCGCTGGGCAGGTGTCGCGCTCGGGGACCCACGTCTGGCGCCGATATGGGAGGAGCTCGACCGGCGCTCGGCCGTGCTGTTCGTCCATCCGAGCGCCGTAGCGCCCGTGTTCCGGCAGACCGCCGTCCTGGTCGAGTTTCCGTTCGAGACCACCCGGACCGTTGTGGACCTGCTCTACGCAGGATTCTTCCGCCGGTACCCCCGTCTCACCGTCGTCCTCGCCCACTGCGGCGGCGCCCTGCCCGCGCTCTCCGGCCGCCTCGGGCTGCTGGGGGCGGAGGAGTACGTGTTCAACCCACTGGGCCTGACCGCCGAGGACATCCGCACCGACCTGGCGAAGCTCTACCTCGACACCGCCGCGTCCGGCACCGACGCCAACCTCGCCGCAGCAGTCACGATGGTGCCCCGCGACCACATCGTCTACGGGGCCGACGCCGGAGTCCCCTGCTCGAACGAGAACAACATGAAACGCAACATCGACGCGCTCCGGAACTCCCACGTCCTCGCACCGCAAGAAGTCGAGGAACTCGGCCGCCGAGCCTTCGACCTCTTCCCCGCAGCCGCCCAACGCCACCGCGACGCCATCGCAGCACCAGCCTGA
- a CDS encoding amidohydrolase family protein, translating into MRIDVHAHLWSEQYLEQLGGGGELTQAQRGLGAGATDEDLAARFAQMDAAGVDVQILSATPFSPHLPDEAAAVRAARTGNDEYTAVVAEHPDRFRAFAALPLPHVDASIKELTRALDDLGMAGVGITTSVLGRGLDDPAFEPVYEELNRRGSVLYVHPAGAGAGSDLIAGHNLTWSIGAPIEDTVAVMQLILAGIPSRYPDMKIIISHLGGALPMVLNRADHQVPWESPGTPELPSVAARRMWFDTVAHDHAPALRAAVDTLGADRLVLGTDFPFQAKAEYQSAIDYISRAVSAEQATTILDTNAAAIFGLQAGHDRRL; encoded by the coding sequence ATGCGCATCGACGTGCACGCTCACCTGTGGAGCGAGCAGTATCTGGAGCAACTGGGCGGAGGCGGCGAGCTCACGCAAGCCCAGCGGGGGCTGGGCGCCGGAGCGACCGACGAGGACCTGGCCGCCCGGTTCGCTCAGATGGACGCGGCGGGGGTCGACGTCCAGATCCTGTCGGCCACACCGTTCTCGCCCCATCTGCCCGACGAGGCGGCCGCCGTCCGCGCCGCCCGGACCGGCAACGACGAGTACACCGCCGTCGTCGCCGAGCACCCGGACCGGTTCCGCGCCTTCGCCGCCCTGCCGCTGCCGCACGTCGACGCCTCGATCAAGGAGCTCACCCGAGCCCTGGACGACCTGGGCATGGCCGGCGTGGGGATCACCACCTCCGTGCTCGGCCGCGGCCTCGACGACCCGGCCTTCGAGCCGGTGTACGAGGAACTGAACCGGCGCGGCAGCGTGCTGTACGTGCACCCGGCCGGCGCCGGGGCCGGCTCGGACCTGATCGCCGGCCACAACCTGACCTGGTCGATCGGCGCCCCCATCGAGGACACGGTGGCGGTCATGCAGCTGATCCTGGCCGGCATCCCCAGCCGCTACCCCGACATGAAGATCATCATCTCGCACCTCGGCGGCGCGCTGCCGATGGTGCTCAACCGCGCCGACCACCAGGTCCCGTGGGAGTCCCCCGGCACACCCGAACTGCCCAGCGTCGCCGCCCGCCGGATGTGGTTCGACACCGTCGCGCACGACCACGCCCCGGCACTGCGGGCCGCCGTCGACACCCTGGGCGCGGACCGCCTGGTACTCGGCACCGACTTCCCGTTCCAGGCCAAAGCCGAGTACCAATCGGCGATCGACTACATCAGCCGGGCCGTGAGCGCCGAGCAGGCGACCACCATCCTGGACACCAACGCAGCCGCGATCTTCGGGCTCCAGGCAGGGCATGATCGCCGGCTGTGA
- a CDS encoding alpha/beta hydrolase fold domain-containing protein — protein MPLDSFLAAKVHLLEGLSWADRDDPAAAHRFAEFEVDPAAWVTPPGVSIEDRTIDGPRGRIPIRSYRSPAGQETVLVWLHGGGFSGGDVDMPESHVVAVELAARAGVTVVTVGYRLARDGVRYPVPVDDAEAAWCWVVDQGCPEAGSYALGGASAGATLALSTALRHRASPRRPDRLLLAYPFAHFPVPALDSSTAADMQLLPLAMRFEPATIAETVRNYVGRISDLPADAIPGAADLSGLPPTSVVLSELDDLRGSGELLLEQLAEVGVAADAYLATGMPHGHLNRTPSLREVDLSLEYLAGALRDMARTGRDRTA, from the coding sequence GTGCCGCTCGACTCCTTTCTCGCCGCGAAAGTCCATCTGCTCGAGGGCCTGAGCTGGGCCGATCGTGACGACCCGGCCGCGGCCCACCGCTTTGCCGAGTTCGAAGTCGACCCGGCCGCGTGGGTGACGCCACCGGGCGTCTCGATCGAGGATCGCACGATCGACGGTCCGCGCGGTCGCATTCCCATCCGCAGCTACCGATCGCCCGCAGGCCAGGAGACCGTGCTGGTCTGGCTGCACGGAGGCGGGTTCTCCGGCGGGGACGTCGACATGCCCGAGTCGCACGTCGTCGCGGTCGAACTGGCGGCCCGAGCGGGCGTCACGGTGGTGACGGTCGGGTACCGGCTCGCGCGGGACGGCGTGCGGTACCCGGTACCCGTCGACGACGCGGAAGCAGCGTGGTGCTGGGTGGTCGACCAGGGCTGTCCGGAGGCCGGCTCCTACGCACTCGGTGGTGCGAGCGCCGGCGCCACGCTCGCGCTCTCGACGGCTCTTCGCCACCGCGCCTCGCCTCGCCGGCCGGACCGGTTGTTGCTGGCGTACCCCTTCGCGCACTTCCCGGTCCCTGCGCTCGACAGCAGCACCGCGGCCGACATGCAGCTGCTGCCGCTGGCGATGCGTTTCGAGCCGGCAACGATCGCGGAGACGGTGCGCAACTACGTCGGGCGCATCTCCGACCTGCCTGCCGACGCGATACCCGGTGCAGCTGACCTCTCGGGCTTGCCGCCGACAAGCGTGGTGCTCAGTGAGCTGGACGACCTGCGAGGCTCCGGGGAGCTGCTCCTCGAGCAGCTGGCCGAGGTGGGGGTGGCGGCGGACGCGTACCTCGCCACCGGCATGCCCCACGGTCACCTCAACCGGACCCCGTCCCTGCGAGAGGTGGATTTGTCACTCGAGTACCTCGCCGGTGCCCTCAGGGACATGGCGCGCACCGGCCGAGATCGCACCGCCTGA
- a CDS encoding glycoside hydrolase family 3 C-terminal domain-containing protein, giving the protein MAAIMEDLDYDELVSIVCNDFRPFVQRGVPAPAYTDGPCGLREVEGATALPVAVALAATFDLAEAYGYGRVLAAEAKHAQHNCLLGPSLDIARDPSGGRLPEGYGEAPELVACIGEAYVRGVQDNGVLVMVKHFVANNFESRRTGWGPVLERGDSVDIRLERAALWETYLWPFRRVADAGAWAFMGSYNRLNGHYTCESSDLLDIPRRRWSWLGFFAPDYIFAVRDVESAWRAGLDLPGIEGDSGRTAEIVRRSGIDPAPSVRRVARAMIASGTMDRATATSDGPASTAAHRDLARRVATRGAVLLKNVEGLLPLDGNVGSIAVVGPSGLDAIYVMGGSASVSLEAQRLVTPLAGLQARAGEQVRLAVAQGSLGDAPLPDVPAELFTTPDGAGAGVELVLSYRDERGVEQERRDVLSTMSFSGAPEGVAGAWKATLRTFLTVEQGGDYRLSLLVGGHAELSVNGTKVMAGAREASRFLGGPACPLQAVVTLPAHQGVLLELTYEPGPAIGMAEVDLVPGVRLGWQHPAAMHEEAAAVAAGCDAAIVLVNAASGEGMDRVGLGLPGDQDVLVERIAAVNARTIVVLNTPGPVLMPWIDEVGAVLEMWYPGEQFGNALADIVFGDVAPGGRLPVTFPVATADLPGRPDTGSFPEVVAYDEGTLVGYRHLAAAGKPALFPFGHGLSYGAHANELIGTDVEGASVRLRLRVSETSGRATEAVIQVYVRPETTATEPRRLVAFRRASLAPGESVEVPVVVEPQAWLSYDEGADDLVEKDGVYELTIADDAEDRGIAISVRLADGALSVLR; this is encoded by the coding sequence GTGGCTGCGATCATGGAGGACTTGGACTACGACGAGTTGGTATCCATCGTCTGCAACGACTTCCGTCCGTTCGTGCAACGGGGAGTTCCGGCTCCGGCGTACACCGATGGCCCCTGCGGTCTGCGAGAAGTGGAAGGCGCGACGGCATTGCCGGTCGCAGTTGCCCTTGCGGCCACGTTCGACCTGGCGGAGGCCTACGGCTACGGACGGGTCCTCGCCGCGGAGGCCAAGCACGCGCAGCACAACTGTCTCCTGGGACCGAGTCTGGACATCGCACGTGACCCGTCGGGCGGACGGCTCCCCGAAGGCTACGGTGAGGCCCCCGAGCTGGTCGCCTGTATCGGAGAGGCGTACGTGCGCGGAGTGCAGGACAATGGCGTCCTCGTCATGGTCAAGCATTTCGTGGCCAACAACTTCGAGTCCCGCCGCACCGGCTGGGGACCAGTCCTCGAGCGTGGCGACAGCGTCGACATCCGGCTCGAGAGGGCTGCCCTCTGGGAGACCTACCTCTGGCCATTCCGCCGGGTCGCCGATGCCGGCGCCTGGGCCTTCATGGGGTCCTACAACCGGCTGAACGGCCACTACACCTGCGAGTCGAGCGACCTCTTGGACATCCCGAGAAGGCGCTGGAGCTGGCTGGGATTCTTCGCGCCCGACTACATCTTCGCGGTCCGCGACGTCGAGTCGGCCTGGCGCGCGGGGCTGGACCTGCCCGGGATCGAAGGAGACTCCGGCCGAACGGCCGAGATCGTCCGTCGAAGCGGCATCGATCCTGCTCCCTCGGTCCGTCGAGTCGCCCGAGCCATGATCGCGAGCGGGACGATGGACCGCGCGACGGCGACCAGCGATGGTCCCGCATCCACCGCGGCACATCGCGATCTCGCCCGTCGCGTGGCAACTCGTGGAGCCGTGCTGCTCAAGAACGTCGAAGGTTTGCTTCCGCTCGACGGAAACGTCGGCTCGATCGCCGTCGTCGGCCCATCCGGTCTCGACGCGATCTATGTCATGGGCGGCTCCGCCTCGGTCTCTCTCGAAGCGCAACGACTCGTCACGCCTCTCGCCGGTCTTCAAGCGCGCGCCGGCGAACAGGTACGGCTGGCAGTCGCGCAGGGCAGCCTCGGAGACGCACCGCTGCCCGACGTCCCGGCGGAGCTCTTCACGACACCGGACGGTGCCGGTGCCGGCGTCGAGCTCGTGCTGTCGTACCGGGACGAGCGGGGAGTCGAGCAAGAGCGTCGAGACGTCCTCTCGACGATGTCGTTCAGCGGTGCGCCCGAGGGAGTGGCGGGTGCCTGGAAGGCCACCCTGCGCACGTTCCTGACTGTCGAGCAGGGTGGTGACTATCGGCTCTCGTTGCTGGTGGGCGGCCACGCTGAACTGTCAGTGAACGGAACGAAAGTCATGGCCGGGGCGCGGGAGGCTTCCCGATTTCTCGGCGGTCCGGCTTGCCCTTTGCAGGCTGTTGTCACCCTGCCCGCGCACCAAGGCGTGCTGCTCGAGTTGACCTACGAGCCCGGGCCCGCGATCGGGATGGCCGAGGTGGACCTCGTTCCCGGAGTCCGGCTCGGGTGGCAGCACCCGGCGGCCATGCACGAGGAGGCGGCCGCCGTGGCGGCCGGGTGCGATGCGGCGATCGTCCTCGTGAACGCGGCATCGGGCGAGGGGATGGATCGTGTGGGCTTGGGCCTTCCTGGTGATCAGGACGTCCTAGTCGAGCGGATCGCGGCGGTGAACGCCCGGACGATCGTGGTGCTCAACACGCCGGGGCCGGTCCTGATGCCCTGGATCGACGAAGTCGGGGCCGTGCTCGAGATGTGGTATCCGGGCGAACAGTTCGGCAACGCGCTCGCGGACATCGTCTTCGGCGACGTCGCGCCCGGTGGGCGCCTTCCGGTGACCTTCCCGGTGGCGACCGCTGATCTCCCGGGTCGCCCGGACACCGGTTCGTTCCCCGAAGTTGTCGCCTACGACGAGGGCACCCTGGTCGGGTACCGCCACCTCGCCGCCGCCGGCAAGCCGGCGCTCTTCCCCTTCGGTCACGGGCTCTCGTACGGCGCCCATGCGAACGAGTTGATCGGGACGGACGTCGAAGGAGCCTCGGTCCGGCTTCGCTTGCGGGTCAGCGAAACGTCGGGCCGGGCGACGGAAGCCGTGATCCAGGTCTACGTGCGGCCGGAGACGACCGCCACCGAGCCTCGGCGGCTCGTCGCGTTCCGGCGCGCGTCGCTGGCGCCGGGGGAGAGCGTGGAAGTTCCCGTGGTGGTCGAGCCGCAGGCTTGGCTGTCGTACGACGAAGGTGCCGACGATCTGGTCGAGAAGGACGGGGTCTACGAGCTGACGATCGCCGACGATGCCGAAGATCGCGGGATCGCGATCTCAGTACGGCTTGCCGACGGTGCACTGTCCGTCCTTCGCTAG
- a CDS encoding alpha-L-rhamnosidase C-terminal domain-containing protein — protein MTPYGRAEVSWRRAGEVLSVDVVVPTGTVARVRLPGRAAVEVGPGPHSFECPFRAPADDPGVLDATR, from the coding sequence GTGACGCCGTATGGCCGCGCAGAGGTTTCGTGGCGTCGTGCCGGCGAGGTGTTGTCCGTGGACGTCGTGGTGCCCACCGGCACCGTTGCGCGAGTCCGGCTACCCGGCCGCGCGGCCGTCGAGGTCGGTCCTGGCCCGCACTCTTTCGAGTGCCCCTTCCGTGCCCCAGCCGATGACCCGGGAGTTCTCGATGCCACTCGATGA
- a CDS encoding family 78 glycoside hydrolase catalytic domain yields the protein MIDADVRRVDSAESVLVPWPAPPLTSRERKTVRVRVWGVDGTKSAWSDPSIVEAGLVEPADWNAWMITPHADPAPLVRRAFRLPRGAASARLYVTAHGLYRAEINGRPVGDEAFTPGWTTYRRRLRYQTYDVTDLLRDGDNVLGARMADGWFRGRLTFIEGKRNVYGSQLGLLAQLEVVLKDGERIVVATDGSWRGATGPILKADLYEGELHDARLEPPGWSLPGFDDTDWFPCSPAEFDVGILVAPDGPPVRAVEEVAVREVIASSSGRALLDFGQNLVGKLRIKVRGPAGTAVTLRHAEVLEDGEPAVRPLRTATSTDSYILRGDETAESWEPRFTFHGFRYAEVTGGSGKLDPDAVKAVVYHSDMERTGWFECSDPLLTRLHENVVWGMRGNFLDVPTDCPQRDERLGWTGDIQVFAPTAAYLYDCAGFLSSWLKDLAADQTPEGIVPMFVPWVDINRSRGEVTPYAGWGDAAVIVPWVLYQRFGDREILRRQYSSMRGWVDGVTNILGTRGLFDEPAAQLGDWLDPAAPPEDPAAASTDPILVATAYRARSADLLSRVATLLGEDADAAKYADLAETVRQAFRDNYVRQDGSLLGDSQTGYALALEFALLADDRERRVAAEQLVEAVRSKGHRIATGFLGTPLILDALTRIGAVDDAYGMVNQTEPPSWLYAVTMGATTIWERWDALLPDGRINPGEMTSFNHYAFGAVADWMHRVVGGLAPGAPGYRVLDVAPHPVVASRPQGPPT from the coding sequence ATGATCGACGCAGATGTGCGTCGAGTGGACTCGGCTGAGTCGGTGCTGGTGCCTTGGCCGGCCCCACCGTTGACATCGCGAGAGCGGAAAACCGTCCGGGTGCGCGTCTGGGGCGTCGATGGCACGAAGTCGGCCTGGAGCGATCCGTCGATCGTCGAGGCCGGCTTGGTGGAGCCTGCCGACTGGAACGCGTGGATGATCACGCCACACGCGGACCCGGCGCCCTTGGTGCGGCGTGCGTTCCGGCTGCCGAGGGGGGCCGCGTCGGCACGGCTCTACGTCACGGCGCACGGGCTGTACCGGGCCGAGATCAACGGCCGCCCGGTCGGCGACGAGGCGTTCACTCCCGGCTGGACCACCTACCGCCGCCGCCTTCGCTACCAGACTTATGACGTGACCGATCTGCTTCGCGACGGCGACAACGTCCTCGGCGCGAGGATGGCCGACGGATGGTTCCGCGGCCGGCTGACCTTCATTGAAGGCAAGCGAAACGTCTACGGCAGCCAGCTCGGACTGCTCGCGCAGCTCGAGGTGGTGCTCAAGGATGGAGAGCGAATCGTCGTGGCCACCGACGGGTCGTGGCGCGGCGCTACGGGCCCGATCCTGAAGGCGGACTTGTACGAGGGCGAGCTTCACGACGCGAGGCTCGAGCCGCCCGGGTGGTCGCTTCCGGGATTCGACGACACCGACTGGTTTCCTTGTTCCCCGGCCGAGTTCGACGTCGGCATCCTGGTGGCACCCGACGGTCCGCCCGTGCGTGCCGTCGAGGAAGTGGCGGTGCGAGAGGTGATCGCCTCTTCCTCCGGGCGGGCCCTGCTCGATTTCGGGCAGAACCTCGTCGGAAAGCTCCGCATCAAGGTGCGTGGCCCCGCGGGCACCGCCGTTACTCTCCGCCACGCCGAAGTCCTGGAGGACGGCGAGCCGGCGGTGCGACCCCTGCGCACCGCCACCTCGACGGACAGCTACATCCTCCGGGGAGACGAGACCGCGGAGTCATGGGAGCCGAGGTTCACCTTCCACGGCTTCCGGTACGCCGAGGTGACCGGCGGGTCCGGAAAACTGGATCCGGACGCGGTCAAGGCGGTCGTGTACCACTCGGACATGGAGCGCACCGGCTGGTTCGAGTGCTCCGACCCGCTGCTCACGAGGTTGCACGAGAACGTGGTGTGGGGGATGCGCGGCAACTTCCTGGACGTTCCCACCGACTGCCCGCAGCGTGACGAGCGGCTCGGCTGGACCGGGGACATCCAGGTGTTCGCGCCGACCGCGGCCTACCTGTACGACTGTGCCGGATTCCTCTCGTCCTGGCTCAAGGACCTGGCTGCCGATCAGACTCCCGAAGGCATCGTGCCCATGTTCGTCCCATGGGTCGACATAAACCGGTCCCGGGGCGAGGTCACGCCCTATGCGGGCTGGGGCGACGCTGCGGTGATTGTGCCGTGGGTCTTGTACCAGCGGTTCGGAGACCGGGAAATCCTGCGCCGGCAGTACTCGAGCATGCGCGGCTGGGTGGACGGGGTGACCAACATCCTGGGAACCCGGGGATTGTTCGACGAGCCGGCCGCGCAGCTGGGAGACTGGCTCGACCCGGCAGCGCCCCCCGAGGACCCCGCCGCCGCGTCGACCGATCCGATCCTCGTCGCTACCGCCTACCGCGCGCGCTCGGCCGATCTCCTCTCGCGAGTGGCAACCCTGCTCGGCGAGGACGCCGACGCGGCCAAGTACGCCGACCTTGCCGAAACGGTGCGACAGGCCTTTCGGGACAACTACGTCAGGCAGGACGGCAGCCTCCTCGGTGACTCGCAAACCGGGTACGCATTGGCCCTGGAGTTCGCACTGCTGGCCGACGACCGTGAGCGGCGCGTGGCTGCAGAACAGCTCGTGGAAGCGGTCCGGAGCAAAGGGCACCGGATCGCCACGGGATTCCTGGGGACGCCACTGATCCTCGACGCACTCACTAGGATTGGCGCGGTTGACGACGCGTACGGCATGGTGAACCAGACGGAACCTCCCTCGTGGCTCTATGCGGTCACCATGGGCGCCACCACCATCTGGGAGCGCTGGGACGCACTCTTGCCGGACGGACGTATCAACCCGGGCGAGATGACGTCCTTCAACCACTACGCGTTCGGGGCCGTGGCCGACTGGATGCACCGCGTGGTCGGCGGGCTCGCTCCCGGCGCCCCCGGCTATCGCGTGCTCGATGTCGCGCCACACCCGGTGGTGGCCTCACGTCCGCAAGGACCGCCCACGTGA
- a CDS encoding alpha/beta hydrolase, with the protein MTIKTPLRVPIDGVPPAFVDAAVLTPVETDGVRWWRDVEYALVAGYRPLLLDLSVPNAHGPVPLVVLIHGGAWLGGTKNIQLGGLDDFGAVRARLHEEGFAVAAIQYRLSGEAAFPAQLHDVKAAIRWLRTAAPAAGIDPGRIASLGASAGGHLAVFLGTNTTVPELEGTVGLTGPSSAVSASVGWYPPTRLDTMEAESIPGTPFTAHSAADSPESRLIGHTVGERPDLARHASPIAHIGDATAPTLLVHGTLDQVVPHQQSIAYHGALDEAGVPNKLELVEGADHGFFGGDIDAVIDTTVAFLLDQLATVQAASQALKSATDKA; encoded by the coding sequence ATGACGATCAAGACCCCGCTGCGTGTGCCCATCGACGGCGTGCCCCCCGCGTTCGTCGATGCCGCGGTCCTCACGCCCGTCGAGACCGACGGTGTCCGGTGGTGGCGGGACGTCGAATACGCCCTCGTCGCCGGCTACCGGCCGCTGCTTCTCGACCTCAGCGTCCCGAACGCGCACGGACCGGTTCCCCTGGTCGTGCTCATCCACGGTGGCGCCTGGCTGGGCGGAACCAAGAACATCCAGCTCGGCGGCCTCGACGACTTCGGCGCTGTGCGGGCGCGACTGCACGAGGAGGGGTTCGCGGTCGCCGCCATCCAGTACCGGCTCTCGGGCGAGGCGGCCTTCCCCGCCCAGCTGCACGACGTCAAGGCCGCGATCCGGTGGTTGCGCACCGCGGCGCCCGCCGCCGGCATCGACCCCGGCCGGATCGCGAGCCTCGGCGCCTCCGCCGGCGGCCACCTCGCCGTCTTCCTCGGTACCAACACGACCGTGCCGGAGCTCGAGGGCACCGTCGGCCTGACCGGCCCTTCCTCCGCCGTATCCGCAAGCGTCGGCTGGTACCCGCCCACCCGGCTGGACACGATGGAGGCCGAGAGCATCCCCGGCACGCCCTTCACCGCGCACAGCGCCGCGGACTCACCGGAATCGCGCCTGATCGGTCACACCGTCGGCGAGCGCCCCGACCTCGCCCGGCACGCCAGCCCGATCGCGCACATCGGCGACGCGACCGCGCCGACCCTGCTCGTCCACGGCACCCTCGACCAAGTGGTCCCGCACCAGCAGAGCATTGCGTACCACGGTGCGCTCGACGAGGCCGGCGTCCCCAACAAGCTCGAGCTCGTCGAGGGAGCCGACCACGGCTTCTTCGGCGGCGACATCGACGCCGTCATCGATACCACCGTTGCGTTCCTGCTCGACCAGCTCGCCACCGTCCAGGCAGCTTCGCAGGCCCTGAAGTCGGCAACCGATAAGGCTTAG